From the Anaerolineae bacterium genome, one window contains:
- a CDS encoding response regulator transcription factor: protein MTRPRILVVDDDPKIVAVVRAYLEKDGYQVLTAEDGCRALELTREARPDLVVLDLMLPGMDGLDICHVLRSEGNRTPIIMLTARTTEEDKLLGLEEGADDYVTKPFSPRELLARIRAVLRRAGPESGEEPSVLRYGALTVDPVRYEVKVGGEPVTLTRTEFKLLTTLMSEAGKVFTRFDLLERLFGYDYEGLERTVDVHVMNLRRKIEPDPSRPTYIQTVYGVGYKFSEEQRVS, encoded by the coding sequence ATGACCAGACCAAGAATACTGGTCGTGGATGACGACCCCAAGATAGTGGCGGTGGTGAGGGCCTACCTGGAGAAGGACGGCTATCAGGTGCTCACGGCCGAGGACGGCTGCCGCGCTCTGGAGCTGACCCGCGAAGCGCGCCCGGACCTGGTAGTGCTGGACCTGATGCTGCCGGGCATGGACGGCCTGGACATCTGTCATGTGCTCCGGTCGGAGGGCAACCGGACGCCCATCATCATGCTCACTGCCAGGACCACCGAAGAGGACAAGCTGCTCGGGCTGGAAGAGGGAGCGGACGACTACGTCACCAAGCCCTTCAGCCCACGGGAGCTCCTGGCCCGGATCCGGGCCGTGCTGCGGCGCGCGGGCCCCGAGTCGGGAGAGGAGCCCAGCGTCTTGCGGTACGGGGCGCTCACGGTTGACCCAGTCCGGTACGAGGTCAAAGTGGGCGGCGAGCCAGTGACGCTCACCCGCACTGAGTTCAAGCTTCTGACCACTCTCATGTCCGAAGCGGGAAAGGTCTTCACCCGCTTCGACCTACTCGAGCGGCTGTTCGGGTACGACTACGAGGGACTGGAGCGGACGGTGGACGTCCACGTGATGAACCTGCGGCGCAAGATCGAGCCTGACCCCTCTCGGCCCACCTACATTCAGACGG